From the Sediminispirochaeta bajacaliforniensis DSM 16054 genome, the window GGATTGGTAATGATCTTATCGGCCAAACTGAGTTTACCCAGCTTAAAAAAAGCGCTTTTAGCAAAATTCTCAGCGATGCAAACGAAAATTCGTTCTTCGGCGGAGGCCATTGCAGCCTCAATTAATTCGGCCTTTTCATGGCTTACAACGGTAACATCAAGGGCATCGTTTATACCGTCGACTTCGGCAAAAAGACGATTGACGTGAAAGCGACGGAGATTTGCAACCGAGATGGAGCCGTAGAGCGACTTACCGTCGGCGGCAACATCGCCACCCAAAAGAACGACCCGGTTCGCCGGCTGGGACGCGATTTCGACGGCAACGGATATGTGGTTGGTGACAACCGTCACCCCGGAACGTTCCACCAAACGCTTTGCAACACACTCCCCGACGCCACCGCTTGTCAGCATGATCACATCCCCGTCTTCGATCATATTGATGGCAACGGAAGCAATCTCCCTGGCATCGTCGACCGCCTCGGCTGATCCGGAGGGTTCCTCGCCCAATTCGCTGCGGATAACCGCGCCCCCGTAGGTTCTCGTCAAAAGCCCTTCTTGTTCAAGCTTTTCAAGATCCCGCCGGATGGTCACCTCCGAAACATTGAGCATGGTGCTGAGAGAGTGCACCTCCACCTGCTGATTTTCAAAGAGGTAATTCTTTATGATTCGCATTCGTTCAAGTGCAAACATGTCCTTCCGATTACGTACTATAACGCAATAGCCAGAAAGTTGGCAATCGATAAAGTGCCGAGAAACTTTTTGTTGACGGTAAAAAAAAGCAGTGCTACGATTTATTCATATTCGTTCATGAACGATGATTGTTTATGATCATTTAGAAATGCGTTTACGTCCACGCAAGGGATTCATCCCTGGATCTTATGATCAAAGGGTTTTGAATACAACATAACAGAAGGAGAAGAAGTATGGATCGATTCGTAAAGACACTTGCGGCGATTGCACTCTGCTCGGCTATTGTCATGCCCCTGATGACCGGCTGTCAGAAAAAAGACTCAAAGCAGCAGATCGTAGGAATCGCAATGCCGACCCAGTCCTCTCAGCGGTGGATTCAGGACGGCGGAAACATGAAGAAGATCCTCGAGGACCGGGGATACAAAGTAGACCTACAGTATGCCGAAGATAATATCGATGCCCAGGTTAATCAGCTGGAAAATATGATTGTAAAGGGAGCCCATGCACTTGTCATTGCCTCCATCGATGGAGAATCCCTGACCAATGTTCTTGAAAAGGCCGCCGATCAGGATATTCCGGTTATTGCCTATGACCGTTTGATCCGAAACAGCCCTTATGTCAGCTATTATGCTACCTTCGATAACTTTCTTGTCGGTGTCCAGCAGGGAAGCTACCTTGTTGATAAGCTGGGGCTCAAAGAGGGGAAAGGACCCTACAATATCGAAATCTTCGCAGGATCACCCGACGACAACAACGCCTATTTCTTCTTCGACGGAGCCATGTCGGAACTTCAACCCTACATCGATAACGGACAGTTGGTGGTAAAAAGCGGGCAAACCGATTTTGATCAGGTGGCGACCCTTCGTTGGGACGGCGCAACGGCACAACAGCGTATGGATAATATTCTCACGGCTCACTATTCAGATGCGAATGTCGACGCGGTGCTTTCTCCCTACGATGGGATTTCTATTGGCATTCTTTCATCGTTGAAAAGCGTGGGCTACGGCACATCCAAGCCGATGCCGGTCGTGACCGGTCAGGACGCCGAAATTCCTTCTGTCAAGTCGATCCTGGCGGGAGAACAGGCCCAAACCGTCTTTAAGGACACAAGAGTCCTTGCCCAACGTGCCGCCGACATGGTTGATGCGGTGCTGCAGGGAAAGAAGGCCGAGGTCAACGATACCACGACGTATAACAACGGAGTAAAGATTGTTCCCTCATATCTTGAGGAACCCGTCTCCGTCGATATCACGAACTGGGAAGAAGCGTTGATCGATACCGGATACTACACCAAAGATCAACTGCAGTAGCATACAAATTGGGATTCGGAGGCCGATTGGCCTACCGGGTCCCATACTATTCTTCGATTCCGGAAAGAAAGGCAAAACATATGGCTGAGACACATCTTGAGATGCGCAGAATCACGAAACGATTCCCTGGGTTACTTGCCCTCGACGAGGTAACGATGAAGGTCAATACCCAGGAGATACACGCGCTGGTGGGGGAAAACGGTGCGGGGAAATCCACCTTGATGAATATTCTAAGCGGAGTCTACCCCTACGGGAGCTACGAGGGAGAGATCATTCTCAATGGTAATGAATGCAGATTCAAGGATATTAGAGACAGTGAAAAGTTCGGCATCGTGATTATCCATCAGGAACTGGCGCTTATTCCCTATCTCTCTATCGCCGAAAATATCTTCCTCGGAAATGAACAGGCAAAAAACAGCATCATCGATTGGAACAAAACATCCTCCCGAGCCATGGAGTTGCTCAAGGTTGTGGGACTGAATGAGAATCCGGCTACTCTGGTCTCCGATATCGGCGTTGGGAAACAACAAATGGTGGAGATTGCCAAGGCTCTGGCAAAAGATGTGAGGCTGCTGATCCTCGACGAGCCCACTGCCGCCCTGAACGATGAAGAGAGTAATAAGCTGCTTGATCTTTTGCTTGAGCTGAAGCAAAAAGGCATCACCTCCATTCTTATTTCACACAAACTGAACGAAGTCGAACAAGTTGCCGATGCCATTACCGTTATCCGCGACGGGAAAGTGATCGACAACCTTGTAAAAGGAAAAGATACCATTGATGAAGACAGAATCATAAAAAGTATGGTGGGCAGAGACATCGTCGACCGCTTTCCCTCCCGAACCTCTCAGATAGGCGAGGTTGTCTTTGAGGTAAAAGAGTGGACCGTCTATCATCCCCAGCATAATGAGCGCAAGGTTATTAAAAATGCCAGCTTTAACGTCAGGAAGGGAGAGGTCGTAGGCTTTGCCGGGCTCATGGGCGCTGGACGTACAGAACTCGCAATGAGCCTTTTCGGGAAATCCTATGGACAAAAGCACCAGGGGAGCATCGTAAAAGCGGGAAACGAGGTGGTCCTCAATAGTGTCAGCGATGCAATCGACAACGGAATCGCCTATATGACCGAGGATCGCAAAGGCTACGGCCTCGTCCTGATCGACGATATCCGCCACAACATAACCCTTCCATCCCTGCAAAAGGTAAGTGAGAAGGGCGTTCTCAATTCAAATGAAGAAATTATCTCCGCAGAAAAATATCGCAAGAAAATCACCATCAAGTGTTCGGGAATCGATCAGATGGTGGATAGCCTCTCGGGAGGAAACCAACAAAAGGTCGTGCTGGGAAAATGGATTATGGCGGAACCGGAGGTCCTGATCCTCGACGAACCGACACGGGGAATCGATGTCGGTGCAAAATACGAAATCTATCAGATCATTAATCAGCTTGCGTTGGAAGGAAAGTCGATTATCATGATTTCATCGGAGATGCCGGAATTGCTGGGAATGTGCGACCGGATATATGTCGTTGCAGCCGGAGAGATTGCAGGGGAATTACAAAGGGAAGAGGCCAGCCAGGAAAGCATCATGAAAATAATCATGACTCATCAAAAACGAGCAAAGGAAATTACGGTATGAATAGTATCAAAACCTATTTTAGGAGCAATATCCGTCAATACGGTATGGTGATCGCGCTATTCCTGATCATGATCTTTTTTCAGATCGTTACCAGAGGGATCCTTTTCAAACCCGCAAATATCACAAACCTTATCTTGCAGAATAGTTACGTACTGATTCTTGCGGTCGGGATGCTGCTCTGTATTCTGACGGGAAACATCGATTTGTCCGTCGGTTCCGTCGTAGCCTTCGTGGGGGCCATTGCCGCGGTCATTATGGTGGACATGAAGATACCGGTGGCCCCGGCCATTCTCATCTCGCTCTTGGTCGGAGTCGCTGTAGGAGCCTTCCACGGCCTTTTTATCGCCTATTTCAGGGTCCCGCCCTTTATCGTCACCCTCGCCGGGATGCTTACCTTCAGGGGGCTTACCATGGTCATCCTTAAAGGACAGACAAAGGCGCCCTTCCAGAAATCTTTTCAGGCTATTGCTGCAGGGTATCTGCCGGGAAGAGAATGGACGATAGGACCTTTCAACGCCATCGCTCTCATTCTCGGGATACTTTTTTCCACGCTCTTTATCATCGCTATTCTAAGCGGCAGACGAAACAAGGTAAAATACGGCTTCGAAATTCTTCCCTTCGGATTTGAGGTTGTTCGGATTTTCATCGTTGTCGTCGCCATCAACTGGCTCACGCTGAGTCTTGCACTCTACAACGGGATTCCCATTATCATGGTTCTTCTCATCGGTCTGGTACTGTTGTACACCTTCATAACCCAAAAAACCATCTTCGGCCGCCACATCTACGCCCTCGGCGGTAATGAAAAGGCGGCAAAGCTTTCCGGGGTTAAGACAAAGCGTGTTATGTTTCTCGTCTATACCAATATGGGGCTGCTCTCGGCACTTGCCGGCATGGTGGTGGCGGGGCGCCTGAATGCCGCAACCCCCAAAGCGGGAAACATGTTCGAACTGGACGCCATTGCCTCCTGTTTTATTGGCGGGGCCTCTGCTTCAGGCGGCGTTGGTACCGTCGTAGGGGCAATTGTCGGCGCTCTGGTAATGGGTGTATTGAATAACGGCATGTCGATTATGGGCGTCAGTGTCGACTGGCAGCAGGCGATCAAGGGCCTCGTACTTCTTGGCGCCGTCTGTTTCGATGTCTACACAAAATCGAAATCCCAGGCAGCATAGCGGTATCGGGGACGAAAGGGTGCCAAGCATTCTCTCGTCCCACCCTACTCAGCAATTACTAATGACAATTTCTCCTCTAACAGATAGTATGTTCCCATCATACGCATAAGAATGGAGCCTTAAGGTATGGGACATCTGACGTTGGTACTCGGAGGAACAAAAAGCGGAAAAACCGGCTGGGCGCAAAAACGGGCCGCAGAACGAGAAAAGCAGACAGGAAAAACTATTCTCTATCTGGCCACGGCTCAAGGCTTGGATCCGGGGATGGAAGAGAGGATACGGCACCACCGAGCCTCCCGGCCCGACTCCTGGATAACCGTTGAAGAGCCCTACTTTGTCGCTGATGTGCTGGATGAAGCGGCACGGGACAAGGGCGCGGTCATCCTCGACTGCCTTACCCTTCTGGCCACCAATATCATACTCATGAAAGGTGAGGCTCCCGATCCGAAAGAGGCACAGGAGGCCGTATTGGCCGAGGTGGAAGCGATCATTTCCGCCTCACGCCGGATAGAGCCGGAGCTTATCATCGTATCGAATCACGTGGAAGAGGGCCTTGTCTCTCCAACCCCGCTGGGAGGGATGTTTCAGGATATTGCAGGTCTCAGTCATCAGCTTATTGCCCGCCATGCGGACGAGGTGGTTTATATGATTGCGGGAATAGCAAACACGCTAAAGGGGCAGAGGTAATGAAATTACTCTACGCCCTGAGATTTTTGACGATCATACCGATTCCCTATCGTGAGGATGAAAATCTTGAGGCAGTTGCAGCTTCGGCCCTCTATTATCCCCTGGTCGGAACCCTTATCGGAGCACTCCTTTTTGCCATATCAAAGGGGGCTTCACTGCTTTGGTCGCAGGAAACCGCCTCCGTTCTTGTCCTCCTCATCTGGACGCTTGTGACCGGCGGGCTCCACCTTGATGGTTTGTCGGACCTTGTCGACGGAATCGGAGGAGGGAAAACCAAAGAAGAGAAGCTTGCGATTATGAAGGACAGCAGGGTCGGAGCCTTCGGTGCCATAACGCTCATGCTTTTCCTTCTGACCAAGTGGCGTATGGCCGCGGAGAGTATGGAAGCTGGCCTGGCCACGGTCCTTTTAGCGGCTCCGACGGCGGGACGTTGGGCAACATTGCTTGCCATTCGCCTCTTCCCCGCCGCCCGTCGTGAGGGTATGGGGCAGTTCTTCAAACGCTACGGTAAGTTTCGGGAAGTTGTAATCGGAGGAGTTTTTGCCATCCTTGTCGCGCTGCTGGTCTCCGGTCCCGCAGGACTCATAGC encodes:
- the mmsA gene encoding multiple monosaccharide ABC transporter ATP-binding protein — encoded protein: MAETHLEMRRITKRFPGLLALDEVTMKVNTQEIHALVGENGAGKSTLMNILSGVYPYGSYEGEIILNGNECRFKDIRDSEKFGIVIIHQELALIPYLSIAENIFLGNEQAKNSIIDWNKTSSRAMELLKVVGLNENPATLVSDIGVGKQQMVEIAKALAKDVRLLILDEPTAALNDEESNKLLDLLLELKQKGITSILISHKLNEVEQVADAITVIRDGKVIDNLVKGKDTIDEDRIIKSMVGRDIVDRFPSRTSQIGEVVFEVKEWTVYHPQHNERKVIKNASFNVRKGEVVGFAGLMGAGRTELAMSLFGKSYGQKHQGSIVKAGNEVVLNSVSDAIDNGIAYMTEDRKGYGLVLIDDIRHNITLPSLQKVSEKGVLNSNEEIISAEKYRKKITIKCSGIDQMVDSLSGGNQQKVVLGKWIMAEPEVLILDEPTRGIDVGAKYEIYQIINQLALEGKSIIMISSEMPELLGMCDRIYVVAAGEIAGELQREEASQESIMKIIMTHQKRAKEITV
- the chvE gene encoding multiple monosaccharide ABC transporter substrate-binding protein; the protein is MDRFVKTLAAIALCSAIVMPLMTGCQKKDSKQQIVGIAMPTQSSQRWIQDGGNMKKILEDRGYKVDLQYAEDNIDAQVNQLENMIVKGAHALVIASIDGESLTNVLEKAADQDIPVIAYDRLIRNSPYVSYYATFDNFLVGVQQGSYLVDKLGLKEGKGPYNIEIFAGSPDDNNAYFFFDGAMSELQPYIDNGQLVVKSGQTDFDQVATLRWDGATAQQRMDNILTAHYSDANVDAVLSPYDGISIGILSSLKSVGYGTSKPMPVVTGQDAEIPSVKSILAGEQAQTVFKDTRVLAQRAADMVDAVLQGKKAEVNDTTTYNNGVKIVPSYLEEPVSVDITNWEEALIDTGYYTKDQLQ
- the cobS gene encoding adenosylcobinamide-GDP ribazoletransferase; translation: MKLLYALRFLTIIPIPYREDENLEAVAASALYYPLVGTLIGALLFAISKGASLLWSQETASVLVLLIWTLVTGGLHLDGLSDLVDGIGGGKTKEEKLAIMKDSRVGAFGAITLMLFLLTKWRMAAESMEAGLATVLLAAPTAGRWATLLAIRLFPAARREGMGQFFKRYGKFREVVIGGVFAILVALLVSGPAGLIAVMLAVALTMLAAAWVSSQLGGLTGDVYGAVIEFCELCVLILIVPISKFF
- a CDS encoding bifunctional adenosylcobinamide kinase/adenosylcobinamide-phosphate guanylyltransferase; translated protein: MGHLTLVLGGTKSGKTGWAQKRAAEREKQTGKTILYLATAQGLDPGMEERIRHHRASRPDSWITVEEPYFVADVLDEAARDKGAVILDCLTLLATNIILMKGEAPDPKEAQEAVLAEVEAIISASRRIEPELIIVSNHVEEGLVSPTPLGGMFQDIAGLSHQLIARHADEVVYMIAGIANTLKGQR
- the mmsB gene encoding multiple monosaccharide ABC transporter permease, which codes for MNSIKTYFRSNIRQYGMVIALFLIMIFFQIVTRGILFKPANITNLILQNSYVLILAVGMLLCILTGNIDLSVGSVVAFVGAIAAVIMVDMKIPVAPAILISLLVGVAVGAFHGLFIAYFRVPPFIVTLAGMLTFRGLTMVILKGQTKAPFQKSFQAIAAGYLPGREWTIGPFNAIALILGILFSTLFIIAILSGRRNKVKYGFEILPFGFEVVRIFIVVVAINWLTLSLALYNGIPIIMVLLIGLVLLYTFITQKTIFGRHIYALGGNEKAAKLSGVKTKRVMFLVYTNMGLLSALAGMVVAGRLNAATPKAGNMFELDAIASCFIGGASASGGVGTVVGAIVGALVMGVLNNGMSIMGVSVDWQQAIKGLVLLGAVCFDVYTKSKSQAA
- a CDS encoding DeoR/GlpR family DNA-binding transcription regulator, translated to MFALERMRIIKNYLFENQQVEVHSLSTMLNVSEVTIRRDLEKLEQEGLLTRTYGGAVIRSELGEEPSGSAEAVDDAREIASVAINMIEDGDVIMLTSGGVGECVAKRLVERSGVTVVTNHISVAVEIASQPANRVVLLGGDVAADGKSLYGSISVANLRRFHVNRLFAEVDGINDALDVTVVSHEKAELIEAAMASAEERIFVCIAENFAKSAFFKLGKLSLADKIITNPSISDEFKNRIFISNIQLHTSINVFEGRV